The genomic segment GATAACTGAGTTTCTGAAGCAGTTCTCTGTTTTAATTGAGGACAAGAATTCCCACGCCGACTTATATGCCTTAACTCAGCACAAGGGGGAATCGCTTCGGTCCTTTATTGGACGATTCAAGGAGATTTATGTCAACATCTCAATCCCCGATGCGGCCGCAATCGTTGCGCTCCGAAACGCACTATGGTATGAATCTCGATTCAAGGAGGAATTATCTTTGACACATGTCGAGACCGTAGCCGAGGCATTACTCCGAGCTGCAAAACACATTGGgctcgaagaagagaaagctatcAACGCCAAGAAGCATTCCTCGGAGGCAAGTGCAATAACCAGACAGCCTATAGCCGCAGCTCCAAAAGTCGATTATGTCGAGCCACGGCAGCACTTCACCAAGAACCAAGATCGAACTCGCCGAACCTTTGCGATCGGCGAAAACAAGTATATCCGGAAAGAAGGAGCTGAAAATAGCGCAACCTCGTATTGCGACTACCATCAGAGTAATACCCACTCGACAGACGAATGTCATTACCTCCAGAGGATTCTGATGGAACGATACAAGAAAGGCGCAATAGTCGTCGAGCCGGACAGAAGCAAGACAGCCCGACCTGGACGAAATGATGCCAAGCGCGCTGAAAATATCGCTCGAAAGTTCGTCAAAGATTCAAAGATATTAGCCGACCAAAGTGAAGACGAGATGGAAATTCCAAACCTACTAGCTGAACGACGTGAAGACAGCGGTCACGAAAAACGACCGCATACAGACCGCAAGCCTGATCAACGTCCCCCGACTATAAGACGAATCAACATGATAATGGGTGGACTAGCCGGATGTAACGATTCGGTCAGAGCAATCAGAGATTATACTAAGAAAGCCGAAATGACGAAGTCTTGGCCGTCGCGGTTCGAGGCTGAAAGTATGCCAATCACCTTTGACGGAAAAGACCTGGAAGGTTTGGACCTACCGCACAACGACCCGTTGGTCGTCGAGCTCTTGATCGGTGAAAGCGAGGTGACGAGAATATTGATCGACACTGGAAGCTCGGTCAACGTCATCTTCAGAGACGTCTTGGCGAAAATGGAAATCGGCGAGCGGGACATTATGCCAGAGTGTCACTCTTTGACGGGTTTCGACGGGGATCACCTTATGTCCGTCGGCACAATTACTTTGCCGATCTTCGTTGCGGGGATAGCCAGGTATTTCCGTTTCGCAGTCATCGACAAGCCGACAATCTACAACGTCATCCTCGGCACCCCGTGGATCCACAAGATGAAAGCCGTCCCATcaacgtaccatcagtgcgttaAATTCCCAACTTCAAAAGGGGTGTACACGTTGCGCGGCAACCAGCAAACCGCACGAGCCTGTTTTCTGATCGAGCATAAGCTTCGCACCGGAAAGAAattatagcaatcaaagcagcGAGTCGGCGACAACAGTACGTCGCCGACAGACGGAAAGCCGACTGCCGTCCAACAAGGCGTTGCCGCGGTCGAGGAGGTGAGCTTAGACGAGAACGACAAGAAACGATGCGTGAATATCGGCACAGAAATAACGTCCGCCATGCGAGACGAGTTAATACTTTTCCTCAAAACCAACATCTCAACGTTCGCATGGAGCGTGACTGATATGAAAGGAATCGACCCAAACGTCACGACCCACGAGCTCAATGCCGACCCAACGCATAAGCCGGTCAAACAGAAACGGCGCAAGTTAGGCCCTGAACGGTCGCAAGCAGTAAACGATGAAGTCGACAAACTCCTCGGTGCCGGGTCGATCGTGGAAGTAAAATATCCATAGTGGCTAGCCAATCCGGTagtcgtcaaaaagaagaatggaaagtgGCGAGTTTGCGTTGATTTTACCGATCTTAACAAGGCCTGCCCAAAGGATAGTTTCCCATTGCCAAGAATCGATCAGCTCGTCGAAGCAACTGCGGGCAACGAGCTGTTAACCTTTATGGATGCATTCTCCGGTTACAACCAGATTCTGATGCACAAGGACGACCAGGAAAAAACATCATTCATCACGGACAGAGGGACNNNNNNNNNNNNNNNNNNNNNNNNNNNNNNNNNNNNNNNNNNNNNNNNNNNNNNNNNNNNNNNNNNNNNNNNNNNNNNNNNNNNNNNNNNNNNNNNNNNNNNNNNNNNNNNNNNNNNNNNNNNNNNNNNNNNNNNNNNNNNNNNNNNNNNNNNNNNNNNNNNNNNNNNNNNNNNNNNNNNNNNNNNNNNNNNNNNNNNNNNNNNNNNNNNNNNNNNNNNNNNNNNNNNNNNNNNNNNNNNNNNNNNNNNNNNNNNNNNNNNNNNNNNNNNNNNNNNNNNNNNNNNNNNNNNNNNNNNNNNNNNNNNNNNNNNNNNNNNNNNNNNNNNNNNNNNNNNNNNNNNNNNNNNNNNNNNNNNNNNNNNNNNNNNNNNNNNNNNNNNNNNNNNNNNNNNNNNNNNNNNNNNNNNNNNNNNNNNNNNNNNNNNNNNNNNNNNNNNNNNNNNNNNNNNNNNNNNNNNNNNNNNNNNNNNNNNNNNNNNNNNNNNNNNNNNNNNNNNNNNNNNNNNNNNNNNNNNNNNNNNNNNNNNNNNNNNNNNNNNNNNNNNNNNNNNNNNNNNNNNNNNNNNNNNNNNNNNNNNNNNNNNNNNNNNNNNNNNNNNNNNNNNNNNNNNNNNNNNNNNNNNNNNNNNNNNNNNNNNNNNNNNNNNNNNNNNNNNNNNNNNNNNNNNNNNNNNNNNNNNNNNNNNNNNNNNNNNNNNNNNNNNNNNNNNNNNNNNNNNNNNNNNNNNNNNNNNNNNNNNNNNNNNNNNNNNNNNNNNNNNNNNNNNNNNNNNNNNNNNNNNNNNNNNNNNNNNNNNNNNNNNNNNNNNNNNNNNNNNNNNNNNNNNNNNNNNNNNNNNNNNNNNNNNNNNNNNNNNNNNNNNNNNNNNNNNNNNNNNNNNNNNNNNNNNNNNNNNNNNNNNNNNNNNNNNNNNNNNNNNNNNNNNNNNNNNNNNNNNNNNNNNNNNNNNNNNNNNNNNNNNNNNNNNNNNNNNNNNNNNNNNNNNNNNNNNNNNNNNNNNNNNNNNNNNNNNNNNNNNNNNNNNNNNNNNNNNNNNNNNNNNNNNNNNNNNNNNNNNNNNNNNNNNNNNNNNNNNNNNNNNNNNNNNNNNNNNNNNNNNNNNNNNNNNNNNNNNNNNNNNNNNNNNNNNNNNNNNNNNNNNNNNNNNNNNNNNNNNNNNNNNNNNNNNNNNNNNNNNNNNNNNNNNNNNNNNNNNNNNNNNNNNNNNNNNNNNNNNNNNNNNNNNNNNNNNNNNNNNNNNNNNNNNNNNNNNNNNNNNNNNNNNNNNNNNNNNNNNNNNNNNNNNNNNNNNNNNNNNNNNNNNNNNNNNNNNNNNNNNNNNNNNNNNNNNNNNNNNNNNNNNNNNNNNNNNNNNNNNNNNNNNNNNNNNNNNNNNNNNNNNNNNNNNNNNNNNNNNNNNNNNNNNNNNNNNNNNNNNNNNNNNNNNNNNNNNNNNNNNNNNNNNNNNNNNNNNNNNNNNNNNNNNNNNNNNNNNNNNNNNNNNNNNNNNNNNNNNNNNNNNNNNNNNNNNNNNNNNNNNNNNNNNNNNNNNNNNNNNNNNNNNNNNNNNNNNNNNNNNNNNNNNNNNNNNNNNNNNNNNNNNNNNNNNNNNNNNNNNNNNNNNNNNNNNNNNNNNNNNNNNNNNNNNNNNNNNNNNNNNNNNNNNNNNNNNNNNNNNNNNNNNNNNNNNNNNNNNNNNNNNNNNNNNNNNNNNNNNNNNNNNNNNNNNNNNNNNNNNNNNNNNNNNNNNNNNNNNNNNNNNNNNNNNNNNNNNNNNNNNNNNNNNNNNNNNNNNNNNNNNNNNNNNNNNNNNNNNNNNNNNNNNNNNNNNNNNNNNNNNNNNNNNNNNNNNNNNNNNNNNNNNNNNNNNNNNNNNNNNNNNNNNNNNNNNNNNNNNNNNNNNNNNNNNNNNNNNNNNNNNNNNNNNNNNNNNNNNNNNNNNNNNNNNNNNNNNNNNNNNNNNNNNNNNNNNNNNNNNNNNNNNNNNNNNNNNNNNNNNNNNNNNNNNNNNNNNNNNNNNNNNNNNNNNNNNNNNNNNNNNNNNNNNNNNNNNNNNNNNNNNNNNNNNNNNNNNNNNNNNNNNNNNNNNNNNNNNNNNNNNNNNNNNNNNNNNNNNNNNNNNNNNNNNNNNNNNNNNNNNNNNNNNNNNNNNNNNNNNNNNNNNNNNNNNNNNNNNNNNNNNNNNNNNNNNNNNNNNNNNNNNNNNNNNNNNNNNNNNNNNNNNNNNNNNNNNNNNNNNNNNNNNNNNNNNNNNNNNNNNNNNNNNNNNNNNNNNNNNNNNNNNNNNNNNNNNNNNNNNNNNNNNNNNNNNNNNNNNNNNNNNNNNNNNNNNNNNNNNNNNNNNNNNNNNNNNNNNNNNNNNNNNNNNNNNNNNNNNNNNNNNNNNNNNNNNNNNNNNNNNNNNNNNNNNNNNNNNNNNNNNNNNNNNNNNNNNNNNNNNNNNNNNNNNNNNNNNNNNNNNNNNNNNNNNNNNNNNNNNNNNNNNNNNNNNNNNNNNNNNNNNNNNNNNNNNNNNNNNNNNNNNNNNNNNNNNNNNNNNNNNNNNNNNNNNNNNNNNNNNNNNNNNNNNNNNNNNNNNNNNNNNNNNNNNNNNNNNNNNNNNNNNNNNNNNNNNNNNNNNNNNNNNNNNNNNNNNNNNNNNNNNNNNNNNNNNNNNNNNNNNNNNNNNNNNNNNNNNNNNNNNNNNNNNNNNNNNNNNNNNNNNNNNNNNNNNNNNNNNNNNNNNNNNNNNNNNNNNNNNNNNNNNNNNNNNNNNNNNNNNNNNNNNNNNNNNNNNNNNNNNNNNNNNNNNNNNNNNNNNNNNNNNNNNNNNNNNNNNNNNNNNNNNNNNNNNNNNNNNNNNNNNNNNNNNNNNNNNNNNNNNNNNNNNNNNNNNNNNNNNNNNNNNNNNNNNNNNNNACCAACCGATCCCATCGCCACTTTGGGAAGAAGAGCCCTTCGTCGATCAGCGGTTCAAGACATTCCACAACCCCGTCAATACGACAGAAGTCGTAGTAACGCTCGAACGAACGACGGGTGGCAATGATGTAAGCCCTTAGCCGTTGAATGCGAGCGTTGTAATAGGCGAGTTCCGATTGAATCACCTCGTCAGACCTAACGCCGAGCTGTTCCCGCGCCCTGCGTAACCACGCTGACCTAGTTGTCACCGGCATCAGAGCAACTTtcttcttccaacaaaaaaaacaacaagcaCAACAAACTCCCCAAGACAGGAGTGAAGGAAAACACAGACTATTTATAGAACGGGGGCACAAGTCCCAACAGCCACAAGTTTCCAAACGGCAAAAGCATTTAATGAGCCCAATAAATAACGTTTCGAAGAATAAGGCATTAAATGACCCCTCATTTAATCCCCCCAAAGGTACGAATAAAGTTTTAAGGGAGCCGACCCCCATACACGGCGCATAAAGTACGAGGGAGCCGACCCCAAAACacggcaaaaaaaaagatagtacgAGGGAGCCGACCCCTCAACACGGCAAGTACGAACATGGCGCACTTATGACGCCGGATCAGCAGTCGGAGACTCGCAACCAGGAGTCAAAGGACGGGGGAGCTCTTCCGTAGGACGATCGACGGTCTGCTCTTCGATCCCACCCGCAGGACGATCGTCACCCTTTGCCTGTTCGCCTACGTTCCCTTCAGGACCCCCGCTGCCAAACTCGCCTTCTTCCCTAACGTCGTCACCGCCTTCAGCATCGCCGCTAAGGGGGGAAGCGATCCACTCTGGAACCGGAGGAAGTGGCTCAGAATAGATCCTGGACACGTCAAAGTCAGCCTCGGTGATATCCGGGAGATCGAGATCATCAACTTCACCCTTCAGTTGAGTCATCACGGCGACGACTTTGTCCTTCAACCCCTCCTCAAGCACAGCGATTTGACCCTCGTCGACGAGCGTTTCGAGCATTTGGACATTCCCGACGGCTTGGTTGTACTCGAGAAATTTCTCCATCGACGCTTTGAATGCCTCGGCGTACCTCTTATGTTTGGCCAGCAATTTCTGAACGCGCACGGCCATTTCGTTAAAGGCTTTAATTCTCTCGTGGTAGCCGAAATCCTCCCGCCGATCTCTGAGCCTCTTTGTCTCCGAGTTGAGAGTAAGGTGCATCCTGTTGTAGGCCGCATCCGACGCCTCAAGCTTTGCCTTCAGGTCGTCCCGCTCCGAGATCCACTTGCGCCGTTGACTCTCAAACTTTGACGCTTCGTCACTAAGCCTTTGGTTGGACCGAACAGCCTCCCCTAGTTGGGCCTCGAGGCGTTCAATCTTCTCTGCGTAGGACGACGCTCCTGACCGGTCGTCCTCCTGATCGCGAACGCGGCGTTCGTAGCGCGAGGTTAAGCGATTGATTCGGGCAACAAGCTGAGAAGGAAAAAAGGATAAGAACagatgaaaagacaaaaacaggTTCAAAAAACGAGTCGACgaacagaacaaacaaaaacacacctCGAAGGAGGCTTGCGCCACATCAGCAACTGCATGCGCTTCCTTCTTCTGATCAACCGAAGGCAAACGACCAGGCCCAAAATGGATCCTCCGGAAAAGTTCAGAGCAAGCTGAAGAGTCGTTCGGGAAAGGACGAGCTTCGGACGTGTGCGAGAAATCCCAGCCAAAATCCAACGTCCTTTGCTTTTTTGACGGGTCAGGTCGTTCCAGGCTAGCGTCGTCTTTTCTTTTCGGAGGACCCTTTACACCCTCCGTATCACGACCAGACCCCTCCGAGCGACGAACTAAAGGAAGGGACTGGGATTGATGTCTCGGAGGTGCGTCAGACGACTGACGTGATCGAGAGGAGACCTTCCCGGCCGAACCAGCACCGGAGGACGAGTGATCACGTCGACCATCCAACTGGGAAGTTGGACGGGGAACGGAAGACGAGTCCGACGCTCGGCGATAACGAGCAGACGCGTTGGGAACACTCATATTCATTTTACCCATCGTCtcggctaaaaaaaaaaaaaagagaaactaatCAAAACAACAGGATTAATCTACAATTCGAAGAAAAATAAGAGTTGGATCGGTCACATAAGGATTACCTGTTCTTCTTCGAAGACCCGGTGGTTTCCTTGGACGATCTTTTTCGGTACCCGGCCACACGTAAGGGCAATGGAGCTTAATTGCGTCTATCTCGGCTTGCAAAGAAGAAGGGTACGGAAGCAGACACCTCGGAATagcaactacaaaaaaaaaaagggggggttAAGTAAAGCCAAAAGATACAAGTGAAGATAACTAAGCAAGAAGGATCGGCTACCGGGTGAagggttccacccagaaaaccaaGGGATCGACGGATCCTCCAAAACCCCCGCAGTAACTTCCAAAAAGAAGTACGAGCCTTTCCAGTTATACGTTTTGCCCTTGGCACCCTCGACGAGCGATGTCTTCTTTGCCGAAGCTACGTAATAAAGACCGGGCGTCTTCTCCCGACTCGACGGATTCAGACATGTCAGCTCTTCAAAGTGATCACAAGTAAGCGTGACCCTTGCAGCCTCGGCCATGATCGAAAGACCGACAGCATTTCGAAAAGTTGACGGGGCAAATTGGGAAATAGCCGCCTTTCGACGAGCGAAATACGTCATCAAAAAGGATGGGAGAGGGAAGGTGAGCCCGCACTCGGTGAAATATTTCTCCGAGAGACAAATAAAACCGGGAGGTGCATCCCAGTGACGTTGAAAAGATCCCGGAATCAAAATCTTTGGCCTAGTGCTTAGTATCTGGGCACTAACCGCGTCAGTCGTCACGTCAATTTTTAACTTCCCGATGCGAACTGCATCAATCGCCGCGTCAATTTTTATCGATGACGGCGGCATGTGGTTGAAACGACTGACGGTCGGCAAAGGAACGTCGTCCATATTAAGAGACGATGGGTCGTCGTTTAGGGGCTCGTCTATCAGGGACGGAACCCTACAAGGGAGCCCCGACGAGCTTGGAGCCGCCGACCCAGGAATAAGACGACGCTTCAGCTCCTCGAATTGAGCCGCGTCTGAATCCGTTGAAGACGAGTCAGAAGAAATTGGAGAACGAGTACGACGACGGACAGATCTCGCGGAGTCGCCGGATTCAGAAGTTGTAGCTCGTCGAAGGTGACTCGCGGCGGAAGAGTTAGACGACGAGGATCGAGGAGAATCCATAACGAAAGCGCGACACTAAAAGCAAAATAACGACGAGATAGGAAGAAGGGAGAATACCTGGACGATGACAGCACCAAAGCgcgagaagaagataatgaggCAAGGGGAGAAGTGATATTTATAGGGGAAGAAGGAAGGATCTGGAAGCGTCATCATTGCCACACGCGCTCGGTGACGATACGACTTCCGGATTTCACGCGCGTCAAGCACCGCACACAACGATTCGACCCTGGGCATCGGAAACCGTTTTCTCACGCGCGACTCTTCGTTTGTCCAATCAGAAAAGCGTCCTTTCATCTTTTCACAATTATTCTTCGCCTAAAGACTACGAACTAAAGGTGGAGGGGGGGGACTACTGTTGAGGGTGGATCCACACCTCAAACAAGAGGCCTGGCCCAGGAAAAAGCCCATGATAAATCTCCAAAGGAAGGGAGGGTATTATGGTCTTTTATatggacgaaccgacacgattccctataaatacaGGCGTACGGCCCGCATTTCAAGGGATCGTGAAAAAGGCAGCAGAATTCGTACAGTAAAAACCAGAGCTCAGCTCGTTCAAGAAGAAGTCAACGTTTTCAAGCCTATAGCTCGGAGAGTTGACGAGCTATCAGCCCGTCGATTACTTTGTTTGTAACTCGTTTACATTGTGTTGTAGCCCGTCCTTTAGTGCCTCGGCACCGATATAataaagagaacttcgaccctcccTTGACCGAACTAAACATTCTAATTGTGAGCAAAAGGGACATCAACATGGACTAAAAAAAGCCGAGATCTCTATTCTCTCGGTTTGTAATTAACATCTCTGTTTACTatcttttttccttatattCTTGTTTAATTCCTCTTTATATAAAgtgtttaccttttttttttttgtgtggaaaaGGGGATTTTGGAGCTTCAGAAAGAAACAGAATCGAGCTACCATCAGAACTGGGATGATTTTTACGGTTATATGAGCGTAACCATGGGAGATTTCTCTAAGCAACAGCTAATAGATAAGGTTAACAAGTTGAAGAAGAGGTTTAGAGATAGTCAGGCGAGAGATACCGATGATGAAGAATTGTTCAGATTGTCAAAGGCCATATGGGTTTATGAGGAGAACAAGGACCAGACAAAGGTGAGTGTGTTTTTTCTTCATAATCATACCAATCTCATCTCTTAACATTATGTGAAGTTTATGATAATTACTTATATGTAATGATCATCGTAGTGTATTGTGCTGAAGGAGGATGTGCCTTGTGCTGAGCACGAACGGGTGGTGAGAAATGCGAATACTGAGGTTAACAAtggtgaggaagaagatggtgtgGGTGATTTGTGTGTTATAAAGCACGCGCTTGAGGCGGCGGCATCATATCAGAGTTTAAGTGAAGATCTAAGGAAGTTTCTGCTTGGAAACTTGAAAAATGTTGGAGCTAATCAAAGAAAAGAGTTGACTGATGGATGGACAGCATTGCTTGCCAAGGACACGGAATTGGATATCAAGAAACGAACCTTCTTTGCAAAGCTTGTAAACATGGGATTTGTTTCTGCGCCTTAATTAGTTTCAAGAAGTGAAAAAAGTTGTGCTTTTGTAATGTTTTAGATGTTTTCGGTTGTTCCTATCAATGGTTTTTGTCGTGTTTAAGCCATCTTTTGAAcggttgttgttgtgtttaagccatcttttgaaaatttattataacGGCTTCTCTTTTCTGTTAAAtgtaatggttttttttgttgttggcttGTGCACTCTATGATATTTTAAAGGTTCATAAACTTGTAAAACTTCTCTGCttcatttattaattataagtagaAGTTCAACGATCTTGGTTTGTAAAGAATTGTTTTAGCTATGGCTATTGCAGTGGAGGTGATCTATGGTTCCTGAACAAGGAAGACACTGAGAGACTCCAGCGTGAGGACATCATCtaaatttagagaaaaaatcattaCTTTTAGCCttgttggagaagatgatgCCTGTGAAGTAAGCAAGAatctcttctgttctttttcatatatatggaTGTGTTCTTTAAACTCTTTTTGTTTCAGCAATGGAATTGGAATGATTTGCTGATGGTCTTTGATTACAATGATCAGTGCATTCTCAAAACTAGCTTTATAACGTGAAATCTCTTCTCCGGTGGTACCTGCATATATTCATAAAActctttttgttattatatatcgGATTTCGAATAACTCATTTTCTACAATTGGAATGATTCTCAGATGGTATTGGTTTCAATTTGAAACCAATACCATctaagatttagggtttgtatCTTCCCGGATCTGTTTTGTGTTTATGGTTTGATTAGAAACGAATAGCTATATAACGAAGTTTTGAGTCTCAGTTTGTGTTATTTTGGATATTCACAAGGGTTCATATGTTATTGCAGGCTGTGGTTTAGATTTAGGTTTCTTAAGTGAAATATGTTCGACTTTTTTCTAATTCATGTTGTGCTATGTTGTTTtctgcagaagaagagaagtgtgtgNNNNNNNNNNNNNNNNNNNNNNNNNNNNNNNNNNNNNNNNNNNNNNNNNNNNNNNNNNNNNNNNNNNNNNNNNNNNNNNNNNNNNNNNNNNNNNNNNNNNNNNNNNNNNNNNNNNNNNNNNNNNNNNNNNNNNNNNNNNNNNNNNNNNNNNNNNNNNNNNNNNNNNNNNNNNNNNNNNNNNNNNNNNNNNNNNNNNNNNNNNNNNNNNNNNNNNNNNNNNNNNNNNNNNNNNNNNNNNNNNNNNNNNNNNNNNNNNNNNNNNNNNNNNNNNNNNNNNNNNNNNNNNNNNNNNNNNNNNNNNNNNNNNNNNNNNNNNNNNNNNNNNNNNNNNNNNNNNNNNNNNNNNNNNNNNNNNNNNNNNNNNNNNNNNNNNNNNNNNNNNNNNNNNNNNNNNNNNNNNNNNNNNNNNNNNNNNNNNNNNNNNNNNNNNNNNNNNNNNNNNNNNNNNNNNNNNNNNNNNNNNNNNNNNNNNNNNNNNNNNNNNNNNNNNNNNNNNNNNNNNNNNNNNNNNNNNGTATCTTCCCGGATCTGTTTTGTGTTTATGGTTTGATTAGAAACGAATAGCTATATAACGAAGTTTTGAGTCTCAGTTTGTGTTATTTTGGATATTCACAAGGGTTCATATGTTATTGCAGGCCGTGGTTTAGATTTAGAACTGTCTTCTATGGCTTGTGACATCCTTAGCATCCCTATTACAACCGTAGCTGCAGAATCATCATTCAGCATTGGAAGCCGAGTTTTAAGTAAGTATCGGAGTTCACTCCTTCTTTCTAATGTCCAAGCTCTAATTTGCGCTAGAAATTGACTTAGAGGTTTTGAAGAGATTGTTGATCCATTCGAAGAAGGCAAAGAAGgacaaggagaaggagaaggagaaggagtttGAAATATGTGTGTCATTGTGTTTGCTTTATTGCTTTTGGATGTTGATCATTGTGTTTTGGATGTTTATCATTGTGTTTTGGATGTTGATCATTGTGTTTGGATGTTTATCATTATGTTTGGATGTTTATCATTGCTTTTGGATccatcttttatgttttatgtttatgttctaAGCTAATTACAcaattttttctcattttacaaaatctgttATATTTTTGTCCAATGGACACCCATGGAAAGCCCATAAAAAAATGGGCATAAGTGGGCATGGTCGTTAATGGACCGGACGTTAATGGACACGGACACCTATTTGTCCAAAATAAAAGTGGACAATATTGGACGGGTCAAAATGGACGTGGACGCCCATTTTGACAGCTCTAGTTTCAAAGATCAAATGAAGACCCTCCTTTTGAAGGCAAAAATAAAGAGTTACATTGTTAAAGAGAGAGCTTATGAGGTTTACTTGGAGGTCAAGTCTGAGGTAGAAAGATGTTTGACTTATTTGAAGATCAAAAAAGAATGTTGTGATCCCTACAAAACACTAATTTTGTCGAGGGGTTCTCTATTATTACCTCTCTTACAAAAACAGTTCAAAGTGTTGTATTGACACTCATGCAAGTTTTTGGATACTTAAAACACATTATTATTAACGTTTACACTGTAATTAGACATTTTGGATTATATTTTGGGAATTGAGTTACAACTTTAGGATGATTTTGTAAATGCTGTTCAACTTTAGGGGTGTTGggtgaaatattttaataacaagaaagaagacctcagactttttttttttttgtttcctttggtGCATTTTATAAATCCCAAAGAtatgagaaaagggtattttagTCATTTAAGGTTTTCTGGACTCTAGAAACTTCCACTCCCACAACGCTGCTTGTTGCTGGATCAgttgcttctctctttctttacacTCTCAGTCTTAGAAGAACTAGAACTAGGGTTTGTCCAAAATCACCCAAATTTCTAAAACCTTTggaaaagttttgatctttgatcACTTACCGATGAAGCGAGGA from the Camelina sativa cultivar DH55 chromosome 12, Cs, whole genome shotgun sequence genome contains:
- the LOC109128005 gene encoding GLABROUS1 enhancer-binding protein-like, with amino-acid sequence MGDFSKQQLIDKVNKLKKRFRDSQARDTDDEELFRLSKAIWVYEENKDQTKCIVLKEDVPCAEHERVVRNANTEVNNGEEEDGVGDLCVIKHALEAAASYQSLSEDLRKFLLGNLKNVGANQRKELTDGWTALLAKDTELDIKKRTFFAKLVNMGFVSAP
- the LOC104732683 gene encoding uncharacterized protein LOC104732683, with translation MGKMNMSVPNASARYRRASDSSSVPRPTSQLDGRRDHSSSGAGSAGKVSSRSRQSSDAPPRHQSQSLPLVRRSEGSGRDTEGVKGPPKRKDDASLERPDPSKKQRTLDFGWDFSHTSEARPFPNDSSACSELFRRIHFGPGRLPSVDQKKEAHAVADVAQASFEVCFCLFCSSTRFLNLFLSFHLFLSFFPSQLVARINRLTSRYERRVRDQEDDRSGASSYAEKIERLEAQLGEAVRSNQRLSDEASKFESQRRKWISERDDLKAKLEASDAAYNRMHLTLNSETKRLRDRREDFGYHERIKAFNEMAVRVQKLLAKHKRYAEAFKASMEKFLEYNQAVGNVQMLETLVDEGQIAVLEEGLKDKVVAVMTQLKGEVDDLDLPDITEADFDVSRIYSEPLPPVPEWIASPLSGDAEGGDDVREEGEFGSGGPEGNVGEQAKGDDRPAGGIEEQTVDRPTEELPRPLTPGCESPTADPAS